The Paucidesulfovibrio gracilis DSM 16080 genomic interval CCTTCCACCACTTTCATGGACACACGCCCTCCAATGCGTCAAGGGTCATACTTCCTCAACAGTCGTATCGGACGGCCCGGACATAATCTTTAGTGGAGAAAGAAGAAAAATTTGCTGCCCGGTTGGACGGATGGGTTGTTCCGGGGAGGCAGGGGGGATTGCCTCTGCATTTTTTGGGCGCCCATATCCTCTGGAAGTGCTGTGATTTTGGGTTGTCCATGAGGGGAGAGGCTGGGTTTACGCGCAATGGTCCGACATTTTTTGAATGGCACAGGCTGTTGCACCGCCTGTATTTCAGGTGTCGATTCATAAAAAACGAATAATTCTGATGAGTTTATTCCTTTTCCCCTGTCTGGTGGCACTGGGTTGACATTGTTGTAATGGTCGGGCATTTAATGGTCGTACCGTTCGACAGAGACGCTGTGGGTCGTTTTACGACTGCGCAGGCAGCAAAACAGGAATAATCGATGTTTTGCTTTTGTTCTGTTGCTCTTGGCGCGTCGTTCTCCAGGACTGGTGTCGCGGCGACCTGATGGAATGGTACGACCTTCATGCATGCAAGGAAATAGAGGAACCAATGGAAAAAACCAATACGGATCTGTTGTTTTTCCCGGCCCGGTCGGGTCGGGCCAGCGAGGATGTGGCCCTGCAGTTGGAAGCCGCCATCGTGGGCGGCACGTTTGAACCGGGGACCAGCCTGCCCAGTGAGCGCGCCCTGCAGGAGCAGTTCGGCACGGGGCGCGGCGTCATCCGCGAGGCCATCAGCGCCCTGCGGCAAAAAGGACTGGTGGAGGTACGCAAGGGAGCCAAGGGCGGCGCCTATGTCCGCCAGCTTGAAGTGGCCAATGTGAGCGAATCCCTGGCCCTGTTCCTGCGCCAACACCATGTCGGCACCCAGGATCTTATCGAGTTTCGGGAGAGCGTGGACCGCACCATCACCCTGCTGGCGGTGTCGCGTGGGTCCGATGCGGACAAACGCGCCCTGGTGCAGGGGGCCGAGGAGCTGGAACGCGAGGTGCGCGGCGATCAGCCCGATCTGACCCGCGTGGCCGAGATGGACCGCGAATTGAACCTTATGCTGGCCCGCATGGCCGACAACCCCATCTTTGAATGGATCATGCGCGCGGTGCAGCTCGGCTTCAGCTCCCATGACTACGCCCTCTACGAGGACCAGGGCTTTGCCGCCAAGACCGTGGACAACTGGACCGAAACAGCCCGGGCCATTGCCTCGGGCGATCCCATGCGCGCCCTGAACAGCATCGGGTTCCACTACTCCCTGCTGCGGCGGCGCGTCACGGAGCGCGAAGGCGAACGACCCATGCGGCGCGCCTCGGAAAACAACGGATAAAACAGCGGGACCGGCCCTTGCCGGTCCGAAAGCACATCGCAAAACCGGAGTGTTATGACCATCAAAAAACAATACGATTACATCATTGTGGGCGGCGGCTCCGCCGGAAGCGTGCTGGCCAACCGCCTGAGCGCCAACCCCGACAACGAGGTGCTCGTGCTCGAAGCCGGGCGGCCCGATTACCGCCTGGACTTTCGCATCCACATGCCCGCAGCCCTGACCTACCCCCTGGCCGGCCGGTTCTACAACTGGTGGTACGAGTCCGAGCCGGAACCCTGGATGAACAACCGCCGCATCTATCAGCCCCGCGGCAAGGTTCTGGGCGGGTCCAGCTGCATCAACGGCATGATCTACATCCGCGGCAATGCCATGGATTATGAAAAATGGGCCGGGAACGACGGACTGGAAGCCTGGGACTACTCCCACTGCCTGCCCTATTTCAAGCGCTTTGAGTATCGCCTGTCCGGGTCCGACGAATACCAGGGACTGGGCGGTCCGCTCTATCTGACCACTCCGGAATGCGAGAATCCACTTTTCAATGCCTTTTTCCAGGCCGTGCAACAGGCTGGCTACCCCGTGACCAAGGACGTGAACGGGTACCAGCAGGAAGGATTCGGCAAGTTCGACCGCAACACCTATCGCGGCCGCCGTTGGAACGCTGCCCGGGCCTATGTGCACCCGGTGAAAAACCGTTCCAACCTTACGGTGCGTTGCAAGGCCCAGGCTACCCGGATTCTTTTTTCCGGCAACCGCGCCGTGGGCGTGGAGTACCGTCGGGGCAAGAAGCTGCACAAGGCCTATGCGGGCGAAGTCATCAGCTGCGGCGGGGCCATCAACTCCCCCCAGCTGCTCCAGCTCTCCGGCGTGGGCAACGGCCAGGAACTGCGCGGGCTGGGCATTGACGTGGTCCAGGATCTGCCCGGCGTGGGTGAAAACCTGCAGGATCATCTCGAACTCTATGTGCAGTATGCCTGCAAGCAGCCCGTGAGCATGTTCCCGGCCCTGCAATGGTGGAACCAGCCCAAGATAGGCCTGGACTGGCTGTTGCGCCGTAAGGGGGCTGCCGCCACCAACCACTTTGAGGCGGGCGGCTTCATCCGGAGCAACGATGAGGTGCAATATCCCAACCTGCAATACCATTTCCTGCCCATTGCCATCCGCTACGACGGCTCGGCTCCCAACGAGGGCCACGGGTATCAGGTCCATGTCGGTCCCATGAACACGGACGTGCGCGGCCATGTGAAGCTCAAAAGCTCGGATCCGCTCGCGTATCCGTCCATCCTCTTCAATTATCTCTCCACCGAGCAGGAACGCCGCGAGTGGGTGGAGGCCATCCGCAAAACCCGCGAGATCATGACCCAGCCCGCGTTCGACGAATTCCGCGGTCGGGAACTGGCTCCTGGAGAGCAGGCCCAAACCGACGATGAGATCCTCGACTTCGTGGCCCGGGAAGGAGAGAGCGCCTATCATCCGAGCTGCACCTGCAAGATGGGCTACGATGACATGGCCGTGGTGGACGCGGATTTGCGCGTGCACGGCCTGGAAGGGCTGCGCGTTGTGGACGCCTCGGTCATGCCCAGCATCACCAACGGCAACATCTATGCCCCGGTGATGATGATCGGGGAAAAGGCCGCGGACATCATCCTCGGCAATACCCCTTGCACGCCCGAAACCCCCGGATTTTACCGCCATGGTCACACGGCGGAAGGAGACGACGCATGAGCGCACGGGAAGTGATGGAAAAGAAAATGTTTGTGGACGGCCAGTGGGTGGACGCGGATTCCGGTGCGATCACCGATATCCTGGACCCCTATGACGCTTCGGTGGCGGCGCGCGTGCCGCATGCCGGGCGTGAGGAGGCCCGCAGGGCCATTGGCGCGGCCCGCCGGGCCTTTGACCAGGGACCATGGCCGCACATGGCCGCTTCGGAACGGGCCGCCGTGGTCCGCCGCATCGGTGATCTGGTGGTCCGCGACCGCGAGGAACTGGCCCGGCTGGAAACCCTGGACACGGGCAAGACCGTGGAGGAAAGCCGTTGGGACATGGACGACGTGTCCGGCATTTTTCACTACTTCGCGGGCCTGGCCGATAAGGACGGGGGCGAGGTCATTGAATCCCCGATGCCCGATACCTCCAGCGTGGTCGTGCGTGAGCCGGTGGGCGTGTGCGGCCAGATTTCCCCTTGGAACTATCCGCTGCTCCAGGCCTCCTGGAAGCTGGCTCCGGCCCTTGCCGCGGGCTGCACCGTGATCATGAAGCCCAGCGAAATAACGCCGCTGACCACCATCAAGATCACGGAATTGTGTGAAGAGGCCGGAGTTCCCGCCGGTGTGGTCAACACCGTGCTCGGCGCGGGTTCCCAGGTGGGAGCCGAGCTGTCCGAAAGCGAGGACGTGGACCTGATCTCCTTTACCGGCGGTATTGATACGGGCAAGCGCATCATCCGGGCGGCCAGCACCAACGTCAAGAAAATGGCTTTGGAGCTGGGCGGCAAGAATCCCAACATTGTTTTTGATGACGCGGATTTTGAACTGGCCCTGGACCACGCCCTCAACGGCGTGTTCTTCCATGCCGGGCAAATCTGCTCGGCCGGGGCGCGGCTCATGGTCCAGGACGCCATCCACGACGAATTCGTGGACGCTCTGGAGGCCCGCATCCGTAACATTCGCCTGGGCTGCGGGTTTGATGACAAGACCGAAATGGGTCCGGTCATCTCCGCCGAACATCTGGCCAAGGTGGAGGAATACGTGGACGTGGCCCAGAAGGAAGGTGCGCGGCTGCGCTGCGGCGGCGCCCGGCCCACGGATCCGGAGCTGCAAAAGGGCTGGTTCTACCTGCCCACCCTGTTCGACCGCTGCGAAAACGACATGCGCATCGTGCAGGAGGAGGTCTTTGGTCCGGTCATCAGCGTGGAACGCTTTCACACCGAAGAAGAAGCCGTGCAGCGCGCCAATGCCACAGTGTACGGACTTTCCGCCGGGTTCTGGACCCGCGATCCGGACCGCATTCACCGGGTGTCCCGCGCCCTGCGCTTCGGCACGGTCTGGGTCAACGATTTCAACGTCTATTTTGTTCAGGCTCCCTGGGGCGGCTACAAGCAATCCGGCCTGGGCCGGGAATTGGGCCGCATGGGGCTGGAGGAATACACCGAAGTGAAACACATTTACCAGAACCACGCCAACAAGCCGTTGCACTGGTTCGGCAAATGATGCTTTCGGGGGGCGTCCGCGCCCTCCGTTTTTTGCGTTCCGGTTGCGGTAAAGCAAGGGGTAGGCCCGCTTTGCGCATCGGAGGAATAGCAACCAAGGAGTGTTAATGTTAGGTGCCACGACAAAACGTATGTTTGCCGTGCTGTTGTTCACTGCCACCCTGCTCATGAGCGGGACGGCCCTGGCTGGAAAATCCGTCCGGTTCGTCAACGTGGGCTGGACCGGCGTGACCATCAAGACCGAACTGGCCGTGACCGTGCTGGACAGCCTGGGGTATGAGGCGGAAAACCTGTTGGTTTCCGTACCCATCGCCTACAAGGCCATGTCCATGAACGAGGCGGACGTGTTTCTGGGCAACTGGATGCCGTCCATGAAGAGCATTGCCGAAAAGTTTTTCAACGACGGTTCCGTGGTGCAGCTGCGGGCCAACATGCCCGGCGCCAAGTATACCCTGGCCGTGCCTGCCTATGTGTACGAGGGGGGATTGCAGGACTTTGCCGACATCGCCAAATTCGCGGACAAGCTGGACCACAAAATTTACGGCATTGAGGAAGGCAACGACGGCAACGAGATCATCCAGACCATGATCGACAAGGACATGTTCGGTTTGGGCGATTTCGAGCTGATTCCCTCCAGCGAGGCCGGGATGCTCGGCCAGGTGCAGAGCGCCACGCGCACCAACCGCTGGGTCGTGTTCCTTGGCTGGGCGCCCCACAGCATGAACGAACGCATCGACATGCGTTACCTCACGGGCAGCACCGCTGAAACCTTCGGTGAAAATGACGGAACCGCCACCATCTACACCAACGTGCGCAAGGGCTTTATGGACGAAATGCCCAACGTGGGACGCTTCCTGAACAATCTGGATTTCCCGGTCTCCATGATGAACCAGATCATGACCGAAATGACGGAGCAGGAAACCGAAACCCTGGAAGCCGGAATGCGCTGGCTCAAGCGGCATCCCGACGTGTACCGCGGTTGGCTTGAGGGCGTGACCACTGCGGACGGCAAGCCCGCTCTGCCCGCGTTTGAACAGCGCATGGCCGAGGTGGAGTAGCCGCCCGCAACAGGGGATCCCCCTGGGAGGGGCGGTAGCCCTGGAACCTGCCGAGGGCAAGGGGCGGCATGGTTGCACGGCTGTCATCCATTACGGCAGTCTGTGAAACGGGCCGTCGGCCGACTGCCGAAGCATTGTGCATCGCAGTCTGTTCAGGAAGGGCGACCCGCCGGGCGCAAGACCATTCAGGACCGACGGGTATCCATGCATACGCGGAGGGTTGGGGTTTTCGCAGCCCGGCAGCGGGGACCGTTTTTGCCGCGGTCCGGCAGGCTCATGAAAAAAGCCGCCCGGTTTTTCCGGGCGGCTTTTTCGGGGCGGGCGGCTATTGCTCGTCCAGCACCACGTCCTTGATGTCCTCAGCTTTTTTCTTGATTGTGTCCACGACTTCCCCGGCCCGGCGATGATCCACGCTGAGGGAAAACTCCCCGTCGCCGGTGCGGATGTTGATCACGCCGAAGTATACGGCGGCAGCAGCCAGAATAATCAGCAAAACCAAAAACTTCTTCATATACTCCCTCCCTCATGGCCGGGCCATGACTTAAGCCTCCGTGCGTTACCCCCTTCCATAAGTATCGCAGGTTGGAACACTTCGCGCAACGTTGAAGGCCACTACAATGTAAAATAACACGCCCGGGCCTTCTTCGTCCCAAAACCTACCACGTCGGATCGTAATTTGCATTCTTTCGGCGGATTCCCTGTACCCGGCAGAAATTATCATACTTTTGACGGATATCGTCCTCGCCGGGAAATGAATATTCTCTTGAACAGGATCGGCGCTTTTTGCCGTCGGTCCCCGCAACCGCCCAAAAGGTCGGAGAACACCGGACCGGAATACGGCAGACCGGACACCGACCGTTAAAGGAGGCTTTCCATGCACGCCACGATTCGCCCCATTTTTTTGATAATCGCCATGGTGCTGCTTGCGTCGCCCGCCCTGGCCGACAGCTTCGGCCTCGGGGTGGCCGGTGACTTCAATACCTTTGTCTTCAACGACTTCAGTGGATCGTCCGACACCGAAGGGCGTCTCGCCGTGGGCGGGAACGCGCATCTCGAACACTACAGCGTGGGCGACAAGCTCCAGCCCGGTGCCGGAGATGTACTCGTTGTGGGCGGCGACCTGACCTACACGGGCGGCCGGGTCTACAACGGCGACATCCGCGTGGGCGGGGCCGCCAACCTGCCGGGCTACGACCTGACCCACGAGGGCGATACCCATGTAGGCGTGGGACTGCCTTTCAGTTTTGCCGCGGAACAATCCCGGCTCACCGCGCTTTCCCAGACGCTGGCCCAGACCGGAGCCACTGGTTCCTCGTCCTACCAGTGGGGGACCATCACCCTGGCGGGCAACGGATCCACCACCCAGGTGTTCAATCTGGACGGGCAACAGCTCCTGGACGCCAACAACATCACCTTCAGCGGCATTGCCGACGGCGCCACCGTGGTGGTCAACGTTTCCGGCAACAATGCCGGATTCACCAACATGGGCATGCAGGGCTTTGATACCATCCGTGAAAACGTGATCTTCA includes:
- the betA gene encoding choline dehydrogenase — translated: MTIKKQYDYIIVGGGSAGSVLANRLSANPDNEVLVLEAGRPDYRLDFRIHMPAALTYPLAGRFYNWWYESEPEPWMNNRRIYQPRGKVLGGSSCINGMIYIRGNAMDYEKWAGNDGLEAWDYSHCLPYFKRFEYRLSGSDEYQGLGGPLYLTTPECENPLFNAFFQAVQQAGYPVTKDVNGYQQEGFGKFDRNTYRGRRWNAARAYVHPVKNRSNLTVRCKAQATRILFSGNRAVGVEYRRGKKLHKAYAGEVISCGGAINSPQLLQLSGVGNGQELRGLGIDVVQDLPGVGENLQDHLELYVQYACKQPVSMFPALQWWNQPKIGLDWLLRRKGAAATNHFEAGGFIRSNDEVQYPNLQYHFLPIAIRYDGSAPNEGHGYQVHVGPMNTDVRGHVKLKSSDPLAYPSILFNYLSTEQERREWVEAIRKTREIMTQPAFDEFRGRELAPGEQAQTDDEILDFVAREGESAYHPSCTCKMGYDDMAVVDADLRVHGLEGLRVVDASVMPSITNGNIYAPVMMIGEKAADIILGNTPCTPETPGFYRHGHTAEGDDA
- a CDS encoding ABC transporter substrate-binding protein; this encodes MLGATTKRMFAVLLFTATLLMSGTALAGKSVRFVNVGWTGVTIKTELAVTVLDSLGYEAENLLVSVPIAYKAMSMNEADVFLGNWMPSMKSIAEKFFNDGSVVQLRANMPGAKYTLAVPAYVYEGGLQDFADIAKFADKLDHKIYGIEEGNDGNEIIQTMIDKDMFGLGDFELIPSSEAGMLGQVQSATRTNRWVVFLGWAPHSMNERIDMRYLTGSTAETFGENDGTATIYTNVRKGFMDEMPNVGRFLNNLDFPVSMMNQIMTEMTEQETETLEAGMRWLKRHPDVYRGWLEGVTTADGKPALPAFEQRMAEVE
- the betB gene encoding betaine-aldehyde dehydrogenase, with the protein product MSAREVMEKKMFVDGQWVDADSGAITDILDPYDASVAARVPHAGREEARRAIGAARRAFDQGPWPHMAASERAAVVRRIGDLVVRDREELARLETLDTGKTVEESRWDMDDVSGIFHYFAGLADKDGGEVIESPMPDTSSVVVREPVGVCGQISPWNYPLLQASWKLAPALAAGCTVIMKPSEITPLTTIKITELCEEAGVPAGVVNTVLGAGSQVGAELSESEDVDLISFTGGIDTGKRIIRAASTNVKKMALELGGKNPNIVFDDADFELALDHALNGVFFHAGQICSAGARLMVQDAIHDEFVDALEARIRNIRLGCGFDDKTEMGPVISAEHLAKVEEYVDVAQKEGARLRCGGARPTDPELQKGWFYLPTLFDRCENDMRIVQEEVFGPVISVERFHTEEEAVQRANATVYGLSAGFWTRDPDRIHRVSRALRFGTVWVNDFNVYFVQAPWGGYKQSGLGRELGRMGLEEYTEVKHIYQNHANKPLHWFGK
- a CDS encoding choice-of-anchor A family protein, coding for MHATIRPIFLIIAMVLLASPALADSFGLGVAGDFNTFVFNDFSGSSDTEGRLAVGGNAHLEHYSVGDKLQPGAGDVLVVGGDLTYTGGRVYNGDIRVGGAANLPGYDLTHEGDTHVGVGLPFSFAAEQSRLTALSQTLAQTGATGSSSYQWGTITLAGNGSTTQVFNLDGQQLLDANNITFSGIADGATVVVNVSGNNAGFTNMGMQGFDTIRENVIFNFHEATDLLIAGVGVQGSILAPNAHVDAQGGVIWGTTVASSWNGPVQQNNAPFTGNLPNNPVPIPGAAWLLGSALMGLAGMRVLRSRQRI
- a CDS encoding FadR/GntR family transcriptional regulator, whose product is MEKTNTDLLFFPARSGRASEDVALQLEAAIVGGTFEPGTSLPSERALQEQFGTGRGVIREAISALRQKGLVEVRKGAKGGAYVRQLEVANVSESLALFLRQHHVGTQDLIEFRESVDRTITLLAVSRGSDADKRALVQGAEELEREVRGDQPDLTRVAEMDRELNLMLARMADNPIFEWIMRAVQLGFSSHDYALYEDQGFAAKTVDNWTETARAIASGDPMRALNSIGFHYSLLRRRVTEREGERPMRRASENNG